One Nostoc sp. CENA543 genomic window, TTATTGGTTTGATTCCATCTGCTCCAATCAAGTTGTCTACAGTCGTTTTACCACTAACTTTCGACCAAATAACAAATCTTAGGGTATAGGGCATGGGGCATGGGGCATTGGGCATTGGGCATAGGAGTAAAATCTACCTTATCTACCTTGTCTTCCCCGATTCCCAATTCCCAATTCCCGATTCCCAATTCCCGATTCCCAATCCCCAATCCCCAACCCCTCACTCCACTTTGACAAACTCTAAATACCCTTGACTAAGTTCTTGCACAGCTAAGTCATAAAATTGTTTACCATGTTCTGGTGTAGCTAAGGCGGGATTAGAACCCATACGCCCATCTGGGTAACGTAATCTAAAATCTGTGGCACTATAAATTTTATGTCCAGAGGCTACATTTGGGTCTAAATATGCTTGTTTAATCGCTTCTGGATAGACGTATTGGGTAACAGCTACTTCACTGGGAGTTGCATGAGAACCTTCTTGATCCCCATATAATTCTTTGGCTAGTTTATATACGGAACTGCACATAAACCAATTAGCAATTTGACATTGCACATTTTGAGCATTTTTAATTTGCAAGTCTTCTAAATGTGCGTAGGTTTCTGAAAATGCAGCTTTGAGGGTGGCGATATTTCCGCCGTGTCCGTTGATAAAGTAGAACTTAGTAAAACCTGCTTTAGCAAGACAAGTTACATAGTCGCGGATCACTTGAATTAAGGTGCTGGGACGCAGACTCATAGAACCAGGAAAAGCAGTATGATGTAATGCCATCCCTACATTGATTGTAGGGGCAACCATCGCACCTGTCACTTCACCCACACCACGGGCGATCGCTTCTGCACAAATCGCATCAGTTCCTATTAAACCAGTGGGGCCATGTTGTTCTGTAGAACCAATAGGAAAAATAATCCCTGTGGAAGTTTGCAAATAACTTTCCACTTCTGGCCATGTGCTTAGATGTAATAGCATTTTCAATAAAAGTTCCTTTCAATAGCCAATATGAGATTCTATCGTGTTTGGTAAAATCTCACTGGCTAAATGTAGGATTTGTATGATCTTCTAGTCTGCTTTCTACTCACACTTGGGCTGGACGCTACATTTTAACCAAACACCACAAACTCTTAACCGCTAGTTTGGTAATCTTAGCAATCTGACATGAAACTATTCATTTTTACAAATATTGTTTAGGGGATGGAGTCGCTACGAGTTTTGAGAGATAAGGATACAAACTATATTACCGATACTACTACTCTAACCTATGACACTCGCTGCGAGACTCCATGCAATGTTTAACTCATGAGTGAGATTACTGTTGTCAGAAAATTTGAGGAGACGAGAATACAAGGGAAATAACCCTGATGCTCAACTTTTGATTAATCAAAAGAATAATGTTTTTTGACTGCGCTTTTAATTTCCCATGTACAGGACATTCCAGCCGGGAAGGTCACTAAATCCCCTTTACCCATCTGTACTGGTTTACCGCCATCCGGCGTAACAATTACATCACCTTCTAAAAAATAACAAGTTTCTTGAGTATCATAAGTCCAAGGAAATTTAGAGATTTCTTTTTGCCAAATTCCCCATTGGAACACACCTAAATTCTCTAGTGTTTCTTGACTTGGTTGATG contains:
- a CDS encoding creatininase family protein, encoding MLLHLSTWPEVESYLQTSTGIIFPIGSTEQHGPTGLIGTDAICAEAIARGVGEVTGAMVAPTINVGMALHHTAFPGSMSLRPSTLIQVIRDYVTCLAKAGFTKFYFINGHGGNIATLKAAFSETYAHLEDLQIKNAQNVQCQIANWFMCSSVYKLAKELYGDQEGSHATPSEVAVTQYVYPEAIKQAYLDPNVASGHKIYSATDFRLRYPDGRMGSNPALATPEHGKQFYDLAVQELSQGYLEFVKVE
- a CDS encoding cupin domain-containing protein gives rise to the protein MEIKIEHQPSQETLENLGVFQWGIWQKEISKFPWTYDTQETCYFLEGDVIVTPDGGKPVQMGKGDLVTFPAGMSCTWEIKSAVKKHYSFD